A single genomic interval of Eurosta solidaginis isolate ZX-2024a chromosome 3, ASM4086904v1, whole genome shotgun sequence harbors:
- the LOC137245068 gene encoding galactose mutarotase-like isoform X5, translating into MVDDIALGFDNIEGYLTANNPYIGCTVGRVCSRVANGSFILDGKKYEVTKNFLGKHMLHGGQHGFSKVIWEVDCVRPDGVVFKFTSPDGHEGFPGEVVATATYTITEDNCMRFCLEATTNKPTPVNMTNHAYFNLAGHNAGKQGMAEHIVKIKADCITDMDEETVPNGEIISLDNHLLDLRKLTNVGEGLRKIAGIAKGYDHNYVLKYTPGCIEKQAKAFHPPSGRCMEISSNQPCMHFYTAHNMPDLEKQKGRKKQKTPQPMINGKGHSLYEKHGSFCMETHWYPDAVNHENFPSIILNPGEKYQHVCIFRFGVYDPSCERRGSGFCD; encoded by the exons GCTACTTAACCGCAAATAATCCGTACATCGGTTGCACAGTGGGTCGCGTCTGCAGTCGTGTGGCCAATGGTTCCTTCATACTCGATGGTAAAAAGTATGAAGTAACTAAAAATTTCCTCGGCAAACATATGTTACATGGTGGCCAACATGGCTTCAGCAAAGTTATCTGGGAGGTTGATTGTGTGCGACCCGATGGCGTGGTTTTCAAATTTACCTCACCCGATGGTCATGAGGGTTTTCCCGGCGAAGTGGTCGCAACTGCTACTTATACCATAACCGAAGACAATTGTATGCGTTTTTGTTTAGAGGCAACAACAAATAAACCGACGCCTGTAAATATGACCAATCATGCATACTTTAATTTGGCGGGTCAT AACGCGGGCAAGCAAGGTATGGCGGAGCATATTGTTAAGATCAAAGCTGATTGTATAACTGATATGGATGAGGAAACTGTGCCGAATGGTGAGATAATTTCTTTAGATAATCATCTATTGGATTTGCGCAAATTAACAAATGTTGGTGAGGGTTTGCGTAAGATTGCTGGTATCGCTAAGGGATACGATCATAATTATGTGCTCAAGTATACGCCGGGTTGTATTGAGAAGCAAGCCAA GGCATTCCATCCGCCTAGTGGACGCTGCATGGAAATTTCAAGTAATCAGCCCTGTATGCATTTCTATACAGCACATAATATGCCCGATTTAGAG AAACAGAAGGGTCGTAAAAAACAGAAAACACCTCAACCAATGATAAACGGCAAGGGACATAGTCTTTATGAGAAGCATGGATCATTCTGCATGGAAACGCATTGGTATCCGGATGCAGTTAATCAT GAAAATTTTCCATCGATCATTTTAAACCCTGGCGAAAAGTATCAACATGTTTGCATATTTCGATTTGGCGTTTATGATCCGAGTTGCGAACGACGTGGCAGCGGATTTTGTGATTAA